The proteins below come from a single Gossypium raimondii isolate GPD5lz chromosome 2, ASM2569854v1, whole genome shotgun sequence genomic window:
- the LOC128039296 gene encoding uncharacterized protein LOC128039296: protein MNQKAVKGSAIADFLASRALEDYVPLNFDFPNGDLMYVATAEADTQESNAWKLNFDGASNAVSNGIGTVLVSPDGDHYSFTSKLNFDCTNNMAEYEACIMGIRAAIKRKIKVLKVYGDFAFVIYQLKGEWETRDPKLISYRKLVLELIEEFNDITFCYLPQDENQIADDLATLASMIKVNKQEDVKPIQMSIYEAPARCLTLTKKKKKTTTLGIKTYCDM, encoded by the coding sequence ATGAATCAAAAGGCCGTAAAAGGGAGCGCAATAGCAGATtttctagctagtagagccCTGGAAGATTATGTGCCTTTGAACTTCGATTTCCCAAATGGGGATTTGATGTACGTGGCAACTGCTGAAGCAGACACACAAGAAAGCAATgcttggaaattaaactttgacggagcCTCAAATGCTGTGAGTAACGGGATCGGGACAGTCTTAGTATCTCCAGACGGTGATCATTATTCGTTCACTagcaaattaaattttgattgtacAAATAACATGGCGGAGTACGAAGCATGTATCATGGGAATCCGTGCGGCTATAAAACGTAAAATCAAGGTACTTAAGGTATATGGAGATTTCGCATTTGTGATTTATCAGCTCAAAGGCGAGTGGGAAACAAGAGACCCTAAGTTGATTAGTTATCGAAAGCTAGTCCTGGAGTTAATTGAGGAGTTTAACGATATcaccttctgttatctcccacAAGATGAGAATCAGATAGCCGACGATTTGGCTACATTGGCTTCCATGATCAAAGTAAATAAACAGGAGGATGTGAAGCCTATCCAAATGAGCATTTATGAGGCTCCAGCCCGCTGTTTAACATtgacgaagaagaagaaaaagacgaCCACCCTTGGTATCAAGACATATTGTGATATGTGA